The sequence AACCATCAATAATCAGACATGATTTCTAAGCTGCATTTCCAATGGATGAGGAGACAGATAGGTCTGCTTTTTTAAGTATTCTGGATCATATTTTCTGACAAAATGCTTCAAAAGAGTCAGAGGAACTATCAGGGGCGTTTTTTGTTCGGCATAGTCTGTAAACACTTCAATAATCTCTTCTTTTTCATCTTTGGAAAGCTCTTTTTTGAAATAGCCCATCATATGATAAAGCACATTCAGGTTCTTCTTTGTGGTTGCTTTAAGCGAAAGCGCTGAAATTAAAAGCGTGGCATATTTATTATAAAGATCTGAAATTTCATATTTTTTGCCATCCGCGACAAGCTTGCCCATTTCCCGGTATATCTCGGTGCTGTGTGAAAGTATCAGGAGTTTGTTGCATGTATGAAATTCCACAAGGCTGCCGAGATTCTTTTTATTCGATGAAAGCTCTCTCCACCTGTTCAGGGTGAAAATCCTTTCTATGAAATTTTCACGTAGTACTGGATCGTTGAGCCGGCCTTCTTCTTCCACCGGGATCTCCGGGAACCTGTCCATGAACATTCCCGCAAAGACACCTCTTCCTTTAAGAGATACAGCCCCCTTTTGGCTGTAAATTTTCACCCTTTCCATTCCACTGCTTGGCGACCTGCTTTTAAAAATAAAACCGCACAGATTTTCCTTTTCAAGCAGGGCCAGCTTCTCACCTGCCCAAGTCTTCATTTTGTCTGTAATGTCTCCGCCGGATCTTGAAAACACAAGACGATACTCATCAGAATCACCAACAAGCCTTAAAGCTTCCCTGGGAATCCCGAGTCCGCATTCAACCTCAGGGCAGACAGGAACGAAGGTAACATATTTGCCAAGTGTGTCAGTTATGAACCTGTCATGCTTATGGCCGCCGTCAAATCTCACTTTGTTACCAAGCAGACACGAACTTATGCCTATTCTGAACTGAGTCTGATTCTGACTATCATTCTGCATTTTGTTCTCCTGTGGATATTTTTATGTGAATATTTTTGAGGATGGTTTGGCTG is a genomic window of Desulforegula conservatrix Mb1Pa containing:
- a CDS encoding YbgA family protein; the protein is MQNDSQNQTQFRIGISSCLLGNKVRFDGGHKHDRFITDTLGKYVTFVPVCPEVECGLGIPREALRLVGDSDEYRLVFSRSGGDITDKMKTWAGEKLALLEKENLCGFIFKSRSPSSGMERVKIYSQKGAVSLKGRGVFAGMFMDRFPEIPVEEEGRLNDPVLRENFIERIFTLNRWRELSSNKKNLGSLVEFHTCNKLLILSHSTEIYREMGKLVADGKKYEISDLYNKYATLLISALSLKATTKKNLNVLYHMMGYFKKELSKDEKEEIIEVFTDYAEQKTPLIVPLTLLKHFVRKYDPEYLKKQTYLSPHPLEMQLRNHV